In Actinomyces weissii, a genomic segment contains:
- the recA gene encoding recombinase RecA has translation MATATQNQDRAKALSTALAQIDKAFGKGSVMRLGDDTRPPVSVIPTGSVALDVALGIGGLPRGRVVEVYGPESSGKTTVALHAVANCQRMGGNAAFIDAEHALDPEYAKALGVDTDNLLVSQPDTGEQALEIADMLIRSGGIDIIVIDSVAALVPKAEIEGEMGDSHVGLQARLMSQALRKITGALSATGTTAIFINQLREKIGVFFGSPETTTGGKALKFYASVRIDVRRIQTLKDGDQPVGNRTRVKIVKNKMAPPFKQAEFDILYGQGISREGGLLDLGVENGIVRKSGAWFTYGADQLGQGKENARNFLKDNPALADEIEEKILAALGVGEPGRRAREAAAQEAAEAALQQAAEVTKPAAPAAGKGKGGKGRTASSRARAAQVEEAELAFGEEAGGF, from the coding sequence TGGCAAGGGGTCGGTGATGCGCCTGGGGGATGACACCCGGCCTCCGGTCTCGGTCATCCCTACCGGCTCCGTGGCGTTGGACGTGGCCCTGGGCATCGGCGGCCTGCCCCGGGGGCGGGTCGTGGAGGTCTACGGGCCGGAGTCCTCCGGCAAGACCACGGTGGCGCTGCACGCGGTGGCCAACTGCCAGCGCATGGGAGGCAACGCCGCCTTTATCGACGCCGAGCACGCCCTGGACCCTGAGTACGCCAAGGCGCTGGGGGTGGACACGGACAACCTGCTGGTCTCCCAGCCGGACACCGGTGAGCAGGCCCTGGAGATCGCGGACATGCTGATCCGCTCCGGCGGGATCGACATCATCGTGATCGACTCCGTGGCCGCCCTGGTGCCCAAGGCGGAGATCGAGGGGGAGATGGGGGACTCGCACGTGGGTCTGCAGGCCCGGCTCATGAGCCAGGCGCTGCGCAAGATCACCGGGGCCCTGTCGGCCACGGGCACCACCGCGATCTTTATCAACCAGCTGCGTGAGAAGATCGGCGTCTTCTTCGGCAGCCCCGAGACCACCACCGGAGGCAAGGCCCTCAAGTTCTACGCCTCAGTGCGTATCGACGTGCGCCGCATCCAGACCCTCAAGGACGGGGACCAGCCTGTCGGCAACCGCACCCGGGTCAAGATCGTCAAGAACAAGATGGCCCCGCCCTTCAAGCAGGCGGAGTTCGACATCCTCTACGGTCAGGGGATATCCCGGGAGGGCGGCCTGCTCGACCTTGGTGTGGAGAACGGCATCGTCCGCAAGTCCGGGGCCTGGTTCACCTACGGGGCCGACCAGCTGGGGCAGGGCAAGGAGAATGCCCGTAACTTCCTCAAGGACAACCCGGCTCTGGCCGATGAGATCGAGGAGAAGATCCTGGCGGCGCTGGGTGTGGGCGAGCCTGGGCGACGGGCCCGTGAGGCTGCCGCCCAGGAGGCCGCCGAGGCCGCCCTGCAGCAGGCCGCGGAGGTAACCAAGCCGGCCGCGCCGGCTGCGGGTAAAGGTAAAGGCGGCAAGGGGCGCACCGCCTCCAGCCGGGCGCGTGCGGCCCAGGTGGAGGAGGCTGAGCTGGCCTTCGGTGAGGAGGCTGGAGGCTTCTGA
- a CDS encoding regulatory protein RecX: MPWLEADEHTREVERARDLVLRRLDHSAASRATLAGLLARKGVDSQVAAEVLDRLEAAGVVDDSAYAAVLARTRFAEKGVARRAVAEELRRKGVGERDIHASLTQIGAAEEDAAALALARKKLAATQGLDPLVRRRRTLAMLGRKGYSAEVSAEALRQALAEER; the protein is encoded by the coding sequence ATGCCCTGGCTAGAGGCAGACGAGCACACCCGGGAGGTGGAGCGGGCGCGGGACCTGGTGCTGCGGCGGCTGGACCACTCGGCCGCCTCTCGCGCGACCTTGGCTGGGCTGCTGGCCCGCAAGGGGGTGGACAGCCAGGTCGCGGCGGAGGTGCTCGACCGGCTGGAGGCTGCCGGGGTGGTTGACGACTCCGCCTACGCCGCCGTGCTGGCCCGCACCCGTTTCGCGGAGAAGGGTGTGGCGCGGCGGGCCGTGGCCGAGGAGCTGCGCCGCAAGGGCGTGGGGGAGCGGGACATTCACGCCTCCTTGACGCAGATCGGGGCGGCTGAGGAGGACGCTGCCGCGCTGGCCCTGGCCCGCAAGAAGCTGGCCGCCACCCAGGGGCTGGACCCCCTGGTGCGCCGACGCCGCACCCTGGCCATGCTGGGGCGCAAAGGCTACTCCGCCGAGGTCTCCGCCGAGGCCCTCCGGCAGGCGCTGGCCGAGGAGCGCTGA